Proteins encoded by one window of Streptomyces sp. NBC_01477:
- a CDS encoding GNAT family N-acetyltransferase: MRPDDWHLTEDVDDFLARAGDFLRSRPALHTMPLTVTEKLRTFGAAEHGGRGTVFGRLERAGEVSATFYRFPARGLSVTSLTPEQADTLAAHLVERGHSLPSVSADHRTAAAFAEAWQRRTGATPTLRVRLHLYRLGTLTPPDPAPAGRGRPVEERDHEHLMRWCREFAADVGEVVTIDAASWPGTRFAEKRYTFWDAPDGTPVSMAGVNPMVAGQVRIDPVYTPVRLRGHGYASAVTAEVSRAALAAGATDVVLFTDSANPTSNALYRRVGFLPITDWAAYDFAYAEPETGAERPGA, from the coding sequence ATGCGCCCGGACGACTGGCACCTCACAGAAGACGTCGACGACTTCCTCGCCAGAGCCGGGGACTTCCTGCGCTCGCGGCCCGCCCTGCACACCATGCCGCTGACGGTGACCGAGAAGCTGCGCACCTTCGGGGCGGCCGAGCACGGCGGCCGGGGCACCGTCTTCGGCCGGCTGGAGCGGGCCGGCGAGGTCAGCGCCACCTTCTACCGCTTCCCGGCCCGCGGCCTGAGCGTCACCTCCCTGACCCCCGAGCAGGCGGACACGCTCGCCGCCCATCTGGTCGAGCGCGGGCACTCCCTCCCCTCCGTCAGCGCCGACCACCGCACCGCCGCCGCCTTCGCCGAGGCCTGGCAGCGGCGTACCGGTGCGACGCCGACGCTCCGCGTCCGGCTCCACCTGTACCGGCTCGGTACGCTCACCCCGCCGGATCCGGCCCCGGCGGGCCGGGGCCGGCCCGTGGAGGAGCGGGACCACGAGCACCTCATGCGCTGGTGCCGTGAGTTCGCCGCGGACGTCGGGGAGGTGGTCACCATCGACGCCGCTTCCTGGCCGGGCACACGCTTCGCCGAGAAGCGCTACACCTTCTGGGACGCCCCCGACGGCACACCTGTCTCCATGGCGGGCGTGAACCCGATGGTCGCCGGGCAGGTCAGGATCGACCCCGTCTACACCCCGGTCCGGCTGCGCGGCCACGGGTACGCGAGCGCCGTGACGGCCGAGGTGAGCAGAGCCGCGCTGGCCGCGGGCGCGACGGACGTGGTGCTCTTCACCGACTCGGCCAACCCCACCAGCAACGCCCTGTACCGGCGCGTCGGGTTCCTCCCGATCACCGACTGGGCCGCGTACGACTTCGCCTACGCGGAACCGGAAACGGGTGCGGAACGCCCGGGTGCCTGA
- a CDS encoding glutamate--cysteine ligase, with the protein MAELVGVEEEFHVVDLESGALVPRAREVLDRLPERGFTTELQQSIVEANSKPHRSLADLLEDVRASRRALRAAAEPLGLGIVAAGTAPLARLGTIEATADPRYRRMTENYRVVAEEQLICGLQVHVDVPDRDTGIMAMSLLSPWLPTLLALSASSPFWLGSDTGYASWRTLLWQRWPTTGPAGHFRSAAHYDGAIADLVRSGVISDAGMVYYDVRPSTHLQTLELRICDAVPRAETAVMIAGLYRALVVEACEAVAAGRRGDGERTTWLRAATWRAARSGLEGDLVHPADGLPRPAPRVVRALVTRLRPVLERLGDWSDVVELTEEALGLGSAAHHIRRVADADGLPAAVGMLVARTAGSRELDHPPHHGGLLLGYRADHDEMVDVTGEVRPLYRPVLAELDRAGVPGLQRAARDRRERQEALGVRFRADHDDTHRVFPYDSVPRLIEADDWTTLRAGLGQRVRALEAFLHDAYGEQAVLRDEVIAPRFLPERRAAGAPVRPGTVHVNIAGIDLVRDAVRGWLVLEDNLRVPSGIAYANAARRLGPVVPGPHVLGVDDVPATLARALRAAAPGPDPRLMLLSDGPENSAWYEHRTLAEEMGCALHTTGDLVIREGRVHAVRGSRTEPDGAPFDDRPFDVVYRRIDEDDLAKADGADGAPLWPALLAVAGAGRVTFANAVGNGIADDKALYAMVPRLIRYYLAEEPLLRQVPTLLPGEPGVLDEVLDRLPDLVVKPVGGQGGAGVVIGPHASPEELARLRAELLVSPQAWVAQDVVQLTSHPTFDGERLEPRVVDLRVFVCAEREGDGLGAVGLTTTVLPSAMTRVAAGGSLVVNSSRGGGAKDTWILRGTS; encoded by the coding sequence ATGGCCGAACTGGTCGGAGTCGAGGAAGAGTTCCACGTGGTGGACCTGGAGTCGGGAGCGCTGGTCCCCAGAGCCCGCGAGGTCCTCGACCGGCTGCCGGAGCGGGGGTTCACCACCGAGTTGCAGCAGTCCATCGTCGAGGCCAACAGCAAGCCGCACCGCTCGCTCGCGGACCTGCTGGAGGACGTCAGGGCCTCCCGCCGTGCGCTGCGCGCCGCCGCCGAGCCGCTCGGCCTCGGCATCGTGGCCGCCGGCACCGCGCCGCTCGCCCGGCTGGGCACCATTGAGGCGACCGCAGACCCGCGCTACCGGCGGATGACCGAGAACTACCGGGTCGTCGCCGAGGAACAGCTCATCTGCGGACTCCAGGTGCACGTGGACGTACCCGACCGGGACACCGGCATCATGGCGATGAGCCTGCTGTCCCCGTGGCTGCCCACGCTGCTGGCGCTGTCGGCCAGCTCTCCGTTCTGGCTCGGCTCGGACACCGGATACGCCAGCTGGCGCACCCTGCTGTGGCAGCGCTGGCCCACCACCGGCCCCGCCGGGCACTTCCGCTCCGCCGCGCACTACGACGGGGCTATCGCGGACCTGGTCAGGTCGGGCGTGATCAGCGACGCGGGGATGGTCTACTACGACGTCCGGCCCTCGACGCATCTGCAGACCCTCGAACTCCGCATCTGCGACGCCGTCCCCCGGGCGGAGACCGCCGTGATGATCGCGGGCCTCTACCGTGCCCTGGTGGTGGAGGCGTGCGAGGCCGTCGCGGCGGGCCGCCGCGGTGACGGCGAGCGCACGACGTGGCTGCGGGCGGCGACCTGGCGGGCCGCGCGGTCGGGGCTCGAAGGCGACCTCGTCCATCCCGCCGACGGTCTGCCCCGCCCGGCGCCGCGCGTAGTGCGGGCACTGGTGACCCGGCTGCGCCCGGTGCTCGAACGCCTCGGCGACTGGTCGGACGTGGTCGAACTGACCGAAGAGGCACTGGGCCTGGGCAGCGCCGCCCACCACATCCGGCGGGTGGCCGACGCCGACGGCCTGCCGGCGGCGGTCGGCATGCTCGTGGCCCGCACCGCCGGCTCGCGCGAACTCGACCACCCGCCGCACCACGGCGGCCTGCTGCTCGGCTACCGCGCCGACCACGACGAGATGGTCGACGTCACCGGCGAAGTACGGCCGCTGTACCGCCCGGTGCTGGCCGAGCTGGACCGCGCGGGCGTCCCCGGCCTGCAACGCGCCGCCCGCGACCGGCGGGAACGCCAGGAAGCCCTCGGCGTGCGCTTCCGCGCCGACCACGACGACACGCACCGCGTCTTCCCCTACGACAGTGTCCCCCGGCTGATCGAGGCCGACGACTGGACCACCCTGCGAGCCGGCCTCGGCCAGCGGGTCCGCGCTTTGGAGGCCTTCCTGCACGACGCCTACGGCGAGCAGGCCGTCCTGCGCGACGAGGTGATCGCGCCACGCTTCCTGCCGGAACGGCGGGCGGCCGGCGCTCCCGTGCGCCCCGGCACCGTCCACGTCAACATCGCGGGCATCGACCTGGTGCGGGACGCCGTCCGCGGCTGGCTGGTGCTGGAGGACAACCTCCGCGTGCCGTCCGGCATCGCCTACGCGAACGCGGCGCGGCGCCTCGGACCCGTCGTCCCCGGCCCGCACGTCCTGGGCGTCGACGACGTCCCCGCCACACTCGCCCGCGCCCTGCGCGCGGCGGCGCCCGGACCCGACCCGCGGCTGATGCTGCTCAGCGACGGCCCCGAGAACTCGGCCTGGTACGAACACCGCACCCTCGCCGAGGAGATGGGCTGCGCGCTGCACACCACCGGCGACCTCGTGATCCGCGAGGGCCGGGTGCACGCGGTGCGCGGCAGCCGTACGGAACCCGACGGGGCCCCCTTCGACGACCGGCCGTTCGACGTCGTCTACCGGCGGATCGACGAGGACGACCTGGCCAAGGCCGACGGGGCGGACGGCGCACCCCTGTGGCCGGCCCTCCTCGCGGTGGCCGGGGCAGGGCGGGTCACCTTCGCCAACGCCGTGGGCAACGGCATCGCGGACGACAAGGCGCTGTACGCCATGGTGCCGCGGCTGATCCGCTACTACCTGGCCGAGGAACCGCTGCTGCGCCAGGTGCCGACACTGCTGCCGGGCGAACCCGGCGTCCTGGACGAGGTCCTGGACCGGCTCCCCGACCTGGTCGTCAAACCGGTGGGCGGCCAGGGCGGCGCCGGGGTCGTCATAGGACCGCACGCCTCGCCCGAGGAACTCGCCCGGCTGCGCGCGGAGTTGCTGGTCTCCCCGCAGGCGTGGGTGGCGCAGGACGTGGTGCAGCTCACCAGCCACCCCACCTTCGACGGGGAACGCCTGGAACCGCGGGTCGTGGACCTGCGGGTGTTCGTCTGCGCGGAGCGGGAAGGAGACGGTCTCGGCGCCGTGGGGCTGACCACCACGGTGCTCCCGTCGGCGATGACCCGAGTCGCGGCGGGCGGCTCGCTGGTCGTCAACTCCTCACGGGGCGGCGGCGCCAAGGACACGTGGATACTGCGCGGCACGTCATGA
- a CDS encoding S9 family peptidase has product MSTTTHTGSAPADTSPHGGTATPPHRCGPASPDPTGGFAAFVCDRGGTPQLWLAAQDDAEPRLLDDRADPVTDVSWSPDGRWIAYTSAPGGGEHHVVRCVRPDGSGHRVLAGAGSLAAASFGCWSPDGALAVTEAVAADGDAPAPGPADAHTATARAATAEQGLLIASLVDPEGRSAPRRVAAETGSATLRVCDISRDGRWILLRRGPRGHREAVVLDTSTGRETCLLPAADGDPRVGRFSADARTLWLRSDEDREYAALLAVELTADGAPGRTVEAAARTDAELELFSADRAGERAALVWNRGGRSLLQTVALGADGTLGAAREVRLPHEVVTRAEPDAAGGLLLSLSASVRPPGVWAAASDADPVRTAWTWHGPSAAPGCPAPEPPLALELTARDGLPLSGWFHRAPGVPAAGPCVVHLHGGPESQERPVLDPLYQALLARGLHVFAPDVRGSSGHGRAFLAADLGAGRFAAIDDVADCANHLVAAGLADPDRLAVMGRSYGGYLVMSVLVRHPDLFRAGVAVSGISDFATFFSDTEPWNAESAAVKYGHPVHDHALLALLSPMTHIEALRSPLLAVHGALDTNVPPGESERFVHAARRLGATAELLLFPDEGHDLARRANRDRLYAAAGDWLTHWTS; this is encoded by the coding sequence ATGAGCACGACCACGCACACCGGCTCCGCGCCGGCGGACACCTCCCCGCACGGCGGGACCGCCACCCCGCCGCACCGTTGCGGGCCGGCGTCCCCCGATCCGACCGGTGGATTCGCCGCCTTCGTGTGCGACCGGGGCGGCACACCGCAGCTGTGGCTGGCCGCGCAGGACGACGCGGAGCCCCGGCTGCTCGACGACCGCGCCGACCCGGTGACCGACGTGAGCTGGTCGCCCGACGGCCGGTGGATCGCGTACACCTCGGCGCCCGGCGGCGGCGAGCACCACGTGGTGCGCTGCGTACGCCCGGACGGTTCCGGCCACCGCGTCCTGGCCGGCGCCGGATCGCTCGCCGCCGCCTCCTTCGGCTGCTGGTCGCCCGACGGCGCTCTCGCGGTCACCGAGGCCGTCGCCGCCGACGGCGACGCGCCCGCTCCAGGGCCCGCGGACGCGCACACCGCCACGGCCCGGGCCGCGACGGCTGAACAGGGCCTGCTGATCGCCTCGCTGGTCGACCCGGAGGGCCGGAGCGCCCCCCGCCGGGTGGCCGCCGAGACCGGTTCCGCGACGCTGCGGGTGTGCGACATCTCCCGCGACGGCCGCTGGATCCTGCTGCGGCGCGGGCCGCGCGGCCACCGGGAGGCGGTCGTGCTGGACACCTCCACGGGCCGGGAGACCTGCCTGCTGCCCGCCGCCGACGGCGACCCGCGCGTGGGCCGCTTCTCCGCCGACGCCAGGACCCTGTGGCTGCGCAGCGACGAGGACCGCGAGTACGCCGCGCTGCTCGCCGTCGAACTGACCGCTGACGGCGCCCCCGGCCGGACCGTCGAGGCCGCCGCCCGCACCGACGCCGAACTGGAGCTGTTCAGTGCCGACCGGGCGGGCGAGCGGGCCGCGCTGGTGTGGAACCGCGGCGGACGCAGCCTCCTCCAGACCGTCGCGCTGGGAGCGGACGGCACCCTGGGCGCGGCACGTGAGGTCCGGCTGCCGCACGAGGTCGTCACGCGCGCCGAGCCCGACGCGGCCGGCGGACTGCTGCTGTCCCTGTCGGCGTCGGTCCGGCCGCCCGGCGTGTGGGCCGCCGCCTCGGACGCCGATCCGGTGCGTACCGCGTGGACCTGGCACGGCCCGTCCGCGGCGCCCGGCTGTCCGGCGCCGGAACCGCCGCTCGCGCTGGAGCTGACCGCGCGGGACGGCCTGCCGCTGTCCGGCTGGTTCCACCGGGCGCCGGGCGTCCCGGCCGCCGGCCCGTGCGTGGTGCATCTGCATGGCGGCCCGGAGAGCCAGGAGCGGCCGGTACTCGACCCGTTGTACCAAGCGCTCCTCGCCCGCGGCCTGCATGTCTTCGCCCCCGACGTACGCGGCTCCTCGGGCCACGGGCGCGCCTTCCTGGCCGCCGACCTCGGCGCGGGCCGCTTCGCGGCGATCGACGACGTGGCCGACTGCGCGAACCACCTGGTCGCTGCCGGGCTCGCCGACCCGGACCGGTTGGCCGTGATGGGCCGTTCCTACGGCGGCTATCTCGTGATGTCGGTCCTGGTGCGCCACCCCGACCTCTTCCGGGCCGGCGTCGCGGTCAGCGGCATCTCGGACTTCGCCACCTTCTTCTCGGACACCGAGCCGTGGAATGCCGAGTCGGCGGCCGTGAAGTACGGCCACCCGGTGCACGACCACGCCCTGCTGGCCCTGCTCTCGCCGATGACCCACATCGAGGCCCTGCGCTCCCCGCTGCTCGCCGTGCACGGAGCGCTCGACACGAATGTGCCGCCCGGCGAGTCCGAGCGGTTCGTCCATGCGGCCCGCCGGCTCGGCGCCACCGCCGAACTGCTGCTCTTCCCCGACGAGGGCCACGACCTGGCCCGCCGCGCCAACCGCGACCGCCTCTACGCCGCCGCGGGCGACTGGCTCACCCACTGGACCTCCTGA
- the metX gene encoding homoserine O-acetyltransferase MetX translates to MNKTGTRPPGGVPLLPASGAWQPGDPPGRRRLHDLAGPLPLEAGGELPGVRLSYETWGRPAPDGSNAVLVAHALTGDSHVAGPKEPGHPTAGWWDGLVGPGRALDTDRFFVVAPNVLGGCQGSTGPSSYAPGGRRWGGAFPFLTQRDQVAAEASLADALGIGRWAAVVGGSMGGMRALEWAVSRPERVGALLLLASPAAASAEQIGWAAVQLHAIRSDPNWRGGDYHDAGPGGGPAAGLGLARRLAHVTYRSEAELSARFGRAAQGAEHPWRGGRYAVESYLDHHAETLVRRFDAASYVVLTEAMNAHDVGRGRGGTPAALRRVTAPALVAGVDSDRLYPLHQQAELAAGIPGADRLRVVESPYGHDGFLIEVEQVAALVRELLPG, encoded by the coding sequence CTGAACAAGACAGGCACCAGGCCGCCCGGCGGCGTCCCCCTGCTGCCCGCCTCAGGGGCGTGGCAGCCGGGGGACCCGCCGGGGCGGCGCCGTCTGCACGACCTGGCCGGACCCCTGCCGCTCGAAGCCGGCGGCGAACTGCCCGGGGTACGCCTGTCGTACGAGACCTGGGGCCGGCCGGCGCCGGACGGCTCCAACGCGGTGCTGGTGGCGCACGCGCTGACCGGCGACAGCCACGTCGCGGGGCCGAAGGAGCCGGGCCATCCCACGGCGGGCTGGTGGGACGGCCTGGTCGGGCCGGGGCGCGCGCTGGACACCGACCGGTTCTTCGTGGTGGCGCCGAACGTGCTCGGGGGCTGCCAGGGGTCCACGGGGCCGTCCTCGTACGCGCCCGGCGGCCGCAGGTGGGGCGGCGCCTTCCCGTTCCTGACGCAGCGCGACCAGGTGGCGGCCGAGGCGTCGCTGGCCGACGCGCTCGGGATCGGCCGCTGGGCGGCCGTGGTGGGCGGGTCCATGGGCGGGATGCGCGCCCTGGAGTGGGCGGTGAGCCGTCCCGAGCGGGTCGGGGCGCTGCTGTTGCTGGCCTCCCCGGCCGCGGCGAGCGCGGAGCAGATCGGCTGGGCGGCGGTGCAGTTGCACGCCATCCGGTCCGACCCGAACTGGCGCGGCGGGGACTACCACGACGCCGGACCCGGCGGCGGCCCCGCGGCCGGGCTCGGCCTGGCACGCCGCCTGGCCCATGTGACCTACCGCAGCGAGGCGGAGCTGTCGGCGCGCTTCGGGCGGGCCGCGCAGGGCGCGGAGCATCCGTGGCGGGGCGGCCGGTACGCGGTCGAGTCGTACCTCGACCACCATGCCGAGACCCTGGTGCGGAGGTTCGACGCGGCCAGCTACGTCGTCCTGACCGAGGCGATGAACGCCCACGACGTGGGCCGGGGCCGGGGCGGGACCCCGGCGGCACTTCGCCGGGTCACCGCGCCGGCCCTGGTCGCGGGGGTGGACTCCGACCGGCTGTACCCGCTGCACCAGCAGGCCGAGCTGGCGGCCGGCATCCCCGGCGCGGACCGGCTCCGGGTGGTGGAGTCGCCGTACGGTCATGACGGGTTCCTGATCGAGGTGGAGCAAGTGGCGGCGCTGGTGCGGGAGCTGCTGCCGGGCTGA
- a CDS encoding bifunctional o-acetylhomoserine/o-acetylserine sulfhydrylase, with the protein MTHPIDSVTAGHTPDETPADDTSAWSFETRQVHAGAEPDPTTGARAVPIYQTTSFVFRDTRHAADLFSLAEPGNIYTRIHNPTQDVLEQRIAALEGGVAAVAVASGQAAETLAILTLASAGDHIVSSASLYGGTYNLFRHTLPKFGIQVSFVEDPDDQDAWRAAIRPETKALFAETLGNPRGNVLDVRAVADVAHAAGVPLIVDNTVPTPFLLRPIEHGADVVVHSATKFLGGHGTTIGGVVVDAGTFDFGAHTERFPDFTEPDPSYHGLRYWPALGPGAFAIKLRVQLLRDLGPALSPHSAFLLLQGVETLSLRLERHSANAQALAEWLEARDEVAAVHYAGLPSSRWYEAGQRYLPRGAGAVLAFELRDGAEAGRRFVDGVQLFSHLANIGDVRSLIIHPASTTHSQLDEEQLAATGTSPGLVRLSVGIENVADLIADLEAGFRAAKGAS; encoded by the coding sequence ATGACGCACCCCATCGACTCCGTCACCGCCGGGCACACCCCCGACGAGACCCCCGCGGACGACACGTCCGCGTGGTCGTTCGAGACCCGGCAGGTACATGCTGGGGCCGAGCCCGATCCGACCACCGGAGCGCGGGCGGTGCCGATCTACCAGACGACGTCGTTCGTCTTCCGCGACACCCGGCACGCCGCCGACCTCTTCTCGCTGGCCGAGCCGGGCAACATCTACACCCGCATCCACAATCCGACGCAGGACGTACTCGAACAGCGGATCGCCGCGCTGGAGGGCGGGGTCGCCGCCGTCGCGGTGGCCTCGGGCCAGGCGGCGGAGACGCTGGCGATCCTGACGCTGGCGAGCGCGGGCGACCACATCGTCTCCAGCGCGTCGCTGTACGGCGGCACGTACAACCTCTTCCGCCACACGCTGCCGAAGTTCGGCATCCAGGTGTCCTTCGTCGAGGACCCGGACGACCAGGACGCCTGGCGGGCCGCGATCAGGCCGGAGACCAAGGCGCTGTTCGCCGAGACGCTGGGCAACCCGCGCGGGAACGTGCTGGACGTACGGGCGGTGGCGGACGTCGCACACGCGGCGGGGGTGCCGCTGATCGTGGACAACACCGTGCCCACGCCGTTCCTGCTGCGGCCGATCGAGCACGGCGCCGACGTGGTGGTGCACTCGGCGACGAAGTTCCTCGGCGGGCACGGGACGACGATCGGGGGTGTCGTGGTGGACGCCGGCACCTTCGACTTCGGCGCGCACACCGAGCGCTTCCCGGATTTCACCGAGCCCGACCCGAGCTACCACGGCCTGCGGTACTGGCCGGCCCTGGGCCCCGGCGCGTTCGCGATCAAGCTGCGGGTGCAGCTGCTGCGCGACCTCGGCCCCGCGCTGTCGCCGCACTCCGCTTTCCTGCTGCTCCAGGGCGTCGAGACGCTGTCGCTGCGGCTGGAGCGGCACTCGGCGAACGCGCAGGCGCTCGCGGAGTGGCTGGAGGCGCGCGACGAGGTGGCGGCCGTGCACTACGCGGGCCTGCCGTCCAGCCGCTGGTACGAGGCCGGGCAGCGCTACCTGCCGCGGGGCGCGGGCGCGGTACTGGCCTTCGAACTGCGGGACGGGGCCGAGGCGGGACGCCGTTTCGTCGACGGCGTGCAGCTGTTCAGCCATCTGGCGAACATCGGTGACGTGCGCAGCCTGATCATCCATCCGGCGTCCACGACGCACAGCCAGCTGGACGAGGAGCAGCTCGCGGCGACCGGTACGTCGCCGGGCCTGGTGCGGCTGTCCGTCGGCATCGAGAACGTCGCCGACCTCATCGCTGACCTGGAGGCGGGTTTCCGCGCGGCGAAGGGCGCGTCCTGA
- a CDS encoding N-acetylglutaminylglutamine amidotransferase — translation MCGLSGEIRFDGTFPDLAAVERMTDRLAARGPDGRGLWSHGAVALGHRRLKIIDLSERGDQPMTDPDGGLTVVFNGCLYNHRELRAELEGLGHRFHSTSDTEVLLRAYRQWGRRCVDHFAGMFAFAVAEHLSGRVVLGRDRLGIKPLYLAARPGRLRFASSLPALLAAGDVDTALDPVALHHYLSFHSVVPAPRTILAGVRKLPPATVRVIESDGTETDHLYWNPPYARLPEHAGMDARDWRDAVLDALRTAVRRRTVADVPVGVLLSGGLDSSLVVALLAEAGATGLSTFSIGFDSEGGESGDEFTWSDLVAKRYSTDHHRISIASRELPEALDDAIVAMSEPMVSHDVVAFHLLGREVSRHVKVVQSGQGADEIFAGYDWYPPMAGIARGEAAAAYGRVFVDRPHGELTRMVDPAVPLPGDASGDFVRDHLGRPGADTALDAVLRLDSQIMLVDDPVKRVDNMTMDWGLEARVPFLDHELVELAAACPPELKLAEGGKGVLKAAGRTLLPAEITDRPKGYFPVPAIRHMAGPVLRRVRDALEAPEARARGIFRDDYLRELLSAPEQHRTTLGANALWQAALLEIWLQAQGVT, via the coding sequence ATGTGCGGGCTGAGCGGCGAGATCAGGTTCGACGGGACATTCCCCGACCTCGCGGCCGTCGAGCGGATGACGGACCGCCTGGCGGCGCGCGGCCCCGACGGGCGGGGCCTGTGGTCGCACGGCGCCGTCGCGCTCGGCCACCGCCGGCTGAAGATCATCGACCTGTCGGAACGCGGCGACCAGCCGATGACCGATCCGGACGGCGGACTGACCGTCGTGTTCAACGGCTGCCTGTACAACCACCGTGAACTGCGCGCAGAACTGGAGGGGTTGGGACACCGCTTCCACTCCACCTCGGACACCGAGGTGCTCCTGCGCGCCTACCGCCAGTGGGGAAGGCGGTGCGTCGACCACTTCGCCGGGATGTTCGCCTTCGCCGTCGCCGAACACCTCTCGGGACGCGTGGTCCTGGGCCGCGACCGGCTCGGCATCAAACCGCTCTACCTCGCCGCCCGTCCTGGCCGGCTGCGCTTCGCCTCGTCCCTGCCCGCGCTGCTCGCCGCGGGTGACGTCGACACCGCGCTCGACCCGGTGGCGCTGCACCACTACCTCAGCTTCCACTCCGTCGTGCCCGCCCCGCGCACCATTCTGGCGGGGGTGCGCAAGCTGCCGCCCGCCACCGTCCGGGTGATCGAGTCCGACGGCACCGAGACCGACCACCTGTACTGGAACCCGCCGTACGCCCGGCTGCCCGAGCACGCGGGCATGGACGCCCGGGACTGGCGGGACGCCGTGCTGGACGCGCTGCGCACCGCGGTACGCCGCCGTACCGTCGCCGACGTGCCGGTCGGGGTGCTGCTGTCCGGCGGCCTCGACTCCAGCCTGGTGGTGGCGCTGCTGGCCGAGGCCGGCGCGACCGGCCTGTCGACCTTCAGCATCGGCTTCGACAGCGAGGGCGGCGAGTCCGGGGACGAGTTCACCTGGTCCGACCTCGTCGCCAAGCGCTACTCCACCGATCACCACCGCATCTCGATCGCGTCGCGGGAGCTGCCGGAAGCGCTGGACGACGCCATCGTCGCGATGAGCGAGCCCATGGTCAGCCATGACGTGGTCGCCTTCCACCTGCTCGGCCGGGAGGTCTCCCGCCATGTGAAGGTCGTGCAGAGCGGCCAGGGCGCCGACGAGATCTTCGCCGGCTACGACTGGTACCCGCCGATGGCCGGGATCGCGCGGGGCGAGGCCGCCGCCGCGTACGGCCGGGTGTTCGTCGACCGCCCGCACGGCGAGCTGACCCGGATGGTGGACCCCGCGGTGCCGCTGCCGGGCGACGCCTCCGGCGACTTCGTGCGCGACCACCTCGGCCGCCCCGGCGCCGACACCGCGCTGGACGCCGTGCTGCGGCTGGACAGCCAGATCATGCTGGTGGACGACCCGGTCAAGCGGGTGGACAACATGACCATGGACTGGGGCCTGGAGGCCCGGGTGCCCTTCCTCGACCACGAACTCGTCGAACTGGCCGCGGCGTGCCCGCCCGAGCTGAAACTCGCCGAGGGCGGCAAGGGCGTCCTCAAGGCAGCGGGCCGTACGCTGCTGCCCGCCGAGATCACCGACCGGCCCAAGGGCTACTTCCCCGTCCCGGCCATCCGCCACATGGCAGGACCCGTACTGCGACGCGTACGCGACGCGCTCGAAGCCCCCGAGGCGCGAGCCCGCGGGATCTTCCGGGACGACTACCTCCGCGAGCTGCTGAGCGCGCCGGAACAGCACCGTACGACGCTGGGCGCGAACGCGCTGTGGCAGGCGGCGCTGCTGGAGATCTGGCTGCAGGCCCAGGGAGTCACGTGA
- a CDS encoding MmcQ/YjbR family DNA-binding protein: MKPDALKATCLDLTGAVETFPFTAETSVFKVGGKIFALSALDSDPLSVSLKCDPEIALQLRAAHRGITPGWHLNKRHWNTVLLDDSIPDDLVREMIEDSYDLIVAKLPRAEQLLLSWPGVRRADERGADGRGADER, from the coding sequence ATGAAACCCGACGCGCTCAAAGCCACTTGTCTGGACCTGACCGGGGCGGTCGAGACCTTCCCCTTCACCGCGGAGACCTCGGTCTTCAAGGTCGGCGGGAAGATCTTCGCGCTCAGCGCCCTGGACAGCGACCCGTTGAGTGTGAGCCTGAAGTGCGATCCCGAGATCGCGCTGCAACTGCGCGCCGCCCACCGGGGAATCACCCCCGGCTGGCATCTCAACAAACGCCACTGGAATACGGTGCTCCTCGATGACTCGATCCCCGACGACCTGGTCCGCGAGATGATCGAGGACTCCTACGACCTGATCGTCGCCAAGCTCCCGCGCGCCGAGCAGCTCCTGCTGAGCTGGCCCGGCGTGCGCAGGGCGGACGAGCGCGGGGCCGACGGACGCGGGGCCGACGAGCGCTGA